A genome region from Carya illinoinensis cultivar Pawnee chromosome 2, C.illinoinensisPawnee_v1, whole genome shotgun sequence includes the following:
- the LOC122300212 gene encoding pectinesterase-like has product MITYRMTVSHAQRGNILVIIPLAVFLIFTEFFFLLGSVESLPTVPPSLQTHFSKIPGASPRVDIFSGCRRTPYRAACESMLSSKLIGAPPKTLGELFNHSVQFSIGKANSARALAYNLSHSFEISPILLNGGMNDCLELLDDSLVQLTNVVNRQIRTPSPSSSHDVQTWLSAALTNQVTCLKSLENYRFKIEKGVMDATVRDLSYFISNSLNLYMSSNQNYHEAKKSSISITGGRRRLMSDGFPSWVSAAERRLLRASIGEIEASAVVAKDGSGTHETIGEALALAASLAGGGGRTVVHVKAGTYHENLNIPTDQNNLMLVGDGKGQTVIVGDRSNGGGWTTFRSATFAAMGDGFIARDITFVNSAGPANYQAVALRVGSDKSVIFRCSILGYQDTLYTYSKRQFYRETDIYGTIDFIFGNSAVVFQNCNIYVRKPLSGQSNFITAQGRNSPDENTGISIHNCKIAAASDLQPVQSKVATYLGRPWFQHSRTVIMQSYLDDLIHPAGWAPWPGSSTFGKLYYGEYMNKGPGASISGRVKWPGYHASLTSADAQSFTVAGFIAGHLWLPSTGVSFDSGLLG; this is encoded by the exons ATGATCACGTACAGAATGACAGTCTCCCATGCACAGCGAGggaatatattagtaataattcCACTAGCTGTGTTCTTAATATTCACtgaatttttcttccttcttggTTCTGTAGAATCTCTACCAACGGTACCACCTTCCCTGCAAACCCATTTCTCCAAAATCCCTGGAGCATCACCAAGAGTAGATATCTTTTCAGGTTGCAGACGCACCCCCTACAGAGCAGCTTGCGAATCCATGCTTTCATCAAAGCTAATTGGTGCTCCCCCTAAAACACTTGGAGAGCTCTTCAACCACTCGGTCCAGTTTAGCATCGGCAAAGCTAACTCGGCTAGAGCCCTTGCGTACAACCTCAGTCATTCTTTTGAAATTTCCCCTATCCTCTTAAATGGTGGCATGAACGACTGCCTCGAGCTGCTCGATGACAGCCTGGTCCAGCTCACGAATGTTGTCAACCGCCAAATCAGAACGCCCAGCCCAAGCAGTTCGCACGACGTCCAAACATGGCTCAGTGCTGCTCTTACAAATCAGGTGACCTGTCTCAAAAGCCTTGAGAATTACAGATTTAAGATAGAAAAAGGTGTAATGGATGCCACGGTTCGAGATCTGAGCTACTTCATCAGCAATTCCCTGAACCTTTACATGTCTAGCAACCAAAATTATCATGAGGCTAAAAAGTCGAGCATTAGTATTACTGGAGGCCGTCGAAGGTTGATGTCGGATGGTTTTCCGTCGTGGGTGTCGGCGGCAGAACGGAGACTTTTACGAGCCTCTATAGGAGAGATAGAGGCAAGTGCCGTGGTGGCTAAGGACGGAAGCGGGACTCACGAGACGATAGGGGAGGCACTTGCGCTGGCGGCCTCCTTGGCTGGTGGTGGTGGTAGGACTGTAGTTCACGTTAAAGCTGGGACATATCACGAAAACCTTAACATTCCCACTGACCAAAATAACCTAATGTTGGTTGGGGATGGAAAGGGACAAACAGTCATTGTTGGTGATCGGAGCAACGGCGGTGGCTGGACAACTTTCCGGTCTGCTACTTTTG CCGCCATGGGCGATGGGTTCATTGCCAGAGACATTACTTTTGTGAACAGTGCGGGGCCAGCCAATTACCAAGCCGTTGCCCTACGTGTTGGATCCGACAAGTCCGTAATCTTCCGATGCTCCATCCTCGGCTACCAAGACACACTCTACACCTATTCTAAACGACAGTTCTACAGAGAAACCGATATTTACGGAACGATAGATTTCATATTCGGGAACTCTGCAGTAGTTTTTCAAAACTGCAACATATACGTGAGGAAACCTTTGTCTGGGCAGTCTAACTTCATTACAGCTCAAGGTCGGAACAGCCCAGATGAAAATACCGGCATTTCTATTCACAATTGTAAGATAGCAGCTGCATCCGACCTACAACCTGTGCAATCTAAGGTTGCTACGTATCTTGGAAGACCATGGTTTCAGCATTCTAGGACGGTAATCATGCAGTCGTATCTGGATGACTTAATCCACCCAGCAGGATGGGCACCGTGGCCCGGATCTTCTACCTTTGGAAAACTCTATTATGGAGAATACATGAACAAAGGGCCTGGTGCCTCCATTTCCGGTAGGGTAAAGTGGCCAGGTTATCATGCTTCCCTCACGTCGGCTGATGCTCAAAGTTTCACAGTGGCTGGTTTTATTGCTGGACATCTCTGGCTGCCCTCCACTGGGGTATCTTTTGATTCAGGACTTCTTGGATGA